The segment CTTTTGCGCGGACGTTTACAATCCCGTTCGCGTCGATGTCAAATGATACTTCGATTTGAGGGATTCCTCTTGGTGCAGGAGGAATATCAGTAAGTTGAAAGCGACCGAGCGTTTTGTTGTCGGCTGCCATTTCACGCTCTCCTTGAAGCACGTGAATTTCAACAGATGTTTGGTTGTCAGCTGCTGTTGAGAAAATTTGCGAATGGCTTGTTGGGATCGTAGTATTACGTTCAATTAGTTTCGTAAATACGCCGCCCATTGTTTCAATTCCAAGAGACAGTGGGGTTACGTCAAGCAAAACGACGTCTTTTACATCGCCCGCAAGCACACCTGCTTGAATCGCAGCACCAAGTGCTACCACTTCATCCGGATTGACTCCTTTTGAAGGCTCTTTTCCTATTTCTTTTTGAATAGCTTCCTGAACTGCAGGAATTCTTGTAGAACCACCGACAAGAATTACTTTATCAATATCACTTGCGCTCAGGCCAGCATCCTTGAGGGCTTGTCTTGTTGGCCCCATTGTCCGTTCAACAAGATTTGCTGATAATTCCTCGAATTTCGCTCTTGTTAAATTCAGTTCCAAATGCTTTGGTCCTGTTGCATCTGCCGTGATAAACGGCAGTGAAATTTGCGTTTGCATGACACCAGAGAGATCTTTCTTCGCTTTTTCTGCAGCATCTTTTAAGCGCTGAATCGCCATTTTGTCTTGAGAAAGATCGATTCCATTCTCTTTTTTAAATTCAGAAACGAGATAATCGATGATGACTTGGTCAAAGTCGTCACCGCCTAAACGATTGTCGCCAGAAGTTGATTTTACTTCAAAAATTCCGTCGCCGAGTTCAAGAATTGAAACGTCAAATGTTCCGCCGCCAAGGTCGAATACGAGGATCGTTTGATCTTCTTCTTTTTCAAGCCCGTAAGCAAGCGCAGCAGCAGTTGGTTCGTTTACGATACGCTCCACTTCAAGGCCGGCAATTGTTCCTGCATCCTTTGTCGCTTGTCTTTCCGCATCATTGAAATAGGCGGGTACCGTAATCACAGCTTTCGTCACTTTATCACCTAAATAATCTTCGGCATATGATTTTAATTTTTGTAAAATGATCGCCGAAATCTCTTGAGGTGTATAAGATTTGCCTTCGATTTCCACTTTATAATCGGTTCCCATATGGCGCTTAATCGATTGAACTGTGTTTGGATTTGTGATTGCTTGGCGTTTCGCAACTTCACCTACTAATCGTTCCCCATCTTTAAAAGCAACAACAGAAGGTGTTGTCCGGTTGCCTTCAGGGTTAGGGATAACGGTTGCTTCCCCGCCTTCCATCACTGCTATACAAGAGTTTGTTGTACCTAAATCAATTCCGATAATTTTGCTCATTATTGTTCCTCCCATGACATCATTAAGTAAGTGATTTATTCGTTTACTTTCACCATTGCTGGGCGAATCACCCTATCTTTTAGCCGATAGCCTTTTTGCAAGACTTCTAACACAATTCCTGGTTCATGTTCTTCAGATTTTTCTTGCATGACTGCCTGATGTTTATTCGGATCAAATGGAACGCCATAAGCTTCCACTTCTTCAATATCTTCTTGCTTCAAAGCTTCCAGAAACTGGCGATAAACCATTTCTACACCTTGTAAGATGGATTTCGATTCTTCATTTGTCGTTTCGACCGATAGAGCCCGCTCAAAGTTGTCAAGCACCGGCAGCAACTGCTCCGCAAGAGATTGCGAGCGGTATTTTGCAGCCGCTTCCTTTTCGGCTTTCGTCCGTTTTCGGAAGTTGTCATAATCAGCTTGAACACGGAGAAAACGTTCGTTTAATTCCTTTAATTCCGCTTCGATTCTTTCCTTTTCAGCTCTTTCCTTTTCAGCTCTTTCCTTTTCAGTGTCTACTTCTGTTTCTTCAACGTTTTCAAGTTGTTCATCCGCGTTTTCTTGCTGTTCTTCGATTACCTTTTCTTCTTGGGCCTTTTCTGTTTCTTCCATTTCCTCTTCATTGAGAACGTTTGAAGTACGCTCTTCCTTCTGGTTATCCATGACGACACTCCTTACATGTCAATTCCTCGTAAAGGTTGTTCTTTAATAAATTTAAACATAGTATTTGGAAATAGCAAAGGGATGGAAGACAGAATCCTCCATCTCATTTACCACTGTGCCCTTCTTCAAAATTACTGATACCGTTTCGTTAAAGCTTTTGTCAAGTCTTTCGAAATAAAATCAAGGAGGCCAATGACCCGTTTATATTCCATTCTTGTCGGCCCGACGATGGCTATCGAGCCTACATGTTGGCCGACGACAGAATACGATGCGGTGATCAAGCTGCAATTTTTCATCACTTGCAAGTCGTTTTCATGTCCTATTTTTACTTCAATTCCATCGTTTTCTGTCCGTAAAATCTGATAAATTAATTCTTCTTCTTCAATTGTATCAAGCAATAGCCGTACTTTTTCCAAATCACGAAATTCGGGCTGAGCCAAAATATTGTTTTTCCCGCCATAATACACCTTTTCTGCTCTCTTTTCATTTGAAAACAGCGTAGCAAGCATGTTCATTACTTGTCCATAATTATGGATATAAGCTTTTAAAACAGAATCAATTTCTTTAAAGACCTTATTCCTAAGCTGGACGATTGGAACACCTTTTAAGCGTTCATTGAGTATGTTAATGACTTTCTCCAACTCAGATAAATCAAGATCATCTGGAATCGAAATGGTCCTGTTTTCAACTTGGCCTGTATCTGTGACAATAATCGCAACAGCAATTGTATCTGAAATTGGGATAATTTGTAAATGCTTTAGCTTTGTTTCGAACATTTCAGGTCCCAATATGATCGAAGTATAATTCGTTAGCTCAGAAAGAATAATTGCCGATTCTTGAATCACCTTCTCAAATTCATAAAACTTCTCAGTGAATAATGATTTTATGTTTTCAAGCTCATTATGATCAAAAACAAAAGGTGATAAAAGATGATCAACATAAAAGCGATAACCTTTTTCCGACGGGATTCGCCCAGATGAGCTATGGGTTTTCTCCAGATACCCCATTTCCTCCAAATCAGCTAGATCATTTCGTATCGTTGCAGGGCTGTAATTAATAGAACCCCGTTTTGAAATTGTACGTGAACCAACCGGTTCTGCATGGAGAATATAGTCATCAATCAAAACACGAAGAATTTTCAACTGGCGCTCCGTTAACATGATGATAATCACCTCTGTTAGCACTCTTGACATTTGAGTGCTAAATGTACTTATAAAGTATCAAAACGAGCTCCCTTTTGTCAATCCTTTTGCCCGACAAAAAAGCTATCCATCAATTAAAAACGCTTCGAAAGCCTCATTGCCTAAAAAAACACCTTGTTCTGTTAAACAAACACTTTCGTTATCGATCGTAATGAGCCCCTTTTTTAAAAGTTGATCAATTGCCCTGCCATACACATCATCGATTGTCCGGCCGAATTTGTGATAAAAAATGTCTTTTGAAACGCCTGTTCGTTTTCTAAGCCCCATAAACATCTCTTCTTCCATCTTCTGTTCTAATGTTAATCTGTTTTCCCTAAAGTAAGGAAAGCCTTCTTTTTTAACGAGCAACATGTATTTTTTCAAAGGGCCTGCATTTTCTCGGCGCACGCCGTCAATATAACTGTGCGCTCCAGCGCCGATTCCGTAGTATTCATTATTGTCCCAATAGGTTAGATTATGCTTGCTTTCCTTGCCGGGTTTTGCAAAATTGCTAATTTCATAATGAATAAAACCATTATCTCTCATTTGCTTTATTAATTCCTCAAACATTGCTGTTTCTTCTTCCTCAGGCGGCAGATGAAGTGTTCCTGCGTTCATCTGATTATAAAAAATCGTTTTTGGCTCGATTTGCAGGGAATAGGATGAGACGTGGTCAATAGGCAGTTTTTTTGCTTTCTCAAGTGATTCTTTGAACATACGTAATGTTTGTCCCGGCAAGCCAGACATTAAATCA is part of the Pueribacillus theae genome and harbors:
- the dnaK gene encoding molecular chaperone DnaK, giving the protein MSKIIGIDLGTTNSCIAVMEGGEATVIPNPEGNRTTPSVVAFKDGERLVGEVAKRQAITNPNTVQSIKRHMGTDYKVEIEGKSYTPQEISAIILQKLKSYAEDYLGDKVTKAVITVPAYFNDAERQATKDAGTIAGLEVERIVNEPTAAALAYGLEKEEDQTILVFDLGGGTFDVSILELGDGIFEVKSTSGDNRLGGDDFDQVIIDYLVSEFKKENGIDLSQDKMAIQRLKDAAEKAKKDLSGVMQTQISLPFITADATGPKHLELNLTRAKFEELSANLVERTMGPTRQALKDAGLSASDIDKVILVGGSTRIPAVQEAIQKEIGKEPSKGVNPDEVVALGAAIQAGVLAGDVKDVVLLDVTPLSLGIETMGGVFTKLIERNTTIPTSHSQIFSTAADNQTSVEIHVLQGEREMAADNKTLGRFQLTDIPPAPRGIPQIEVSFDIDANGIVNVRAKDLGTNKEQSITIKSSSGLSEEEVEKMVREAEENAEADKKRREEVELRNEADQLVFTVDKTLKDLEGKVDEAEVKKANDAKEKLQEALKGNNSEEIRKAKDDLSEIVQQLSVKLYEQAAKEAQAQQQGEQGNSGKPNDDNVVDAEYEEVDDDKDK
- the grpE gene encoding nucleotide exchange factor GrpE, translating into MDNQKEERTSNVLNEEEMEETEKAQEEKVIEEQQENADEQLENVEETEVDTEKERAEKERAEKERIEAELKELNERFLRVQADYDNFRKRTKAEKEAAAKYRSQSLAEQLLPVLDNFERALSVETTNEESKSILQGVEMVYRQFLEALKQEDIEEVEAYGVPFDPNKHQAVMQEKSEEHEPGIVLEVLQKGYRLKDRVIRPAMVKVNE
- the hrcA gene encoding heat-inducible transcriptional repressor HrcA — its product is MLTERQLKILRVLIDDYILHAEPVGSRTISKRGSINYSPATIRNDLADLEEMGYLEKTHSSSGRIPSEKGYRFYVDHLLSPFVFDHNELENIKSLFTEKFYEFEKVIQESAIILSELTNYTSIILGPEMFETKLKHLQIIPISDTIAVAIIVTDTGQVENRTISIPDDLDLSELEKVINILNERLKGVPIVQLRNKVFKEIDSVLKAYIHNYGQVMNMLATLFSNEKRAEKVYYGGKNNILAQPEFRDLEKVRLLLDTIEEEELIYQILRTENDGIEVKIGHENDLQVMKNCSLITASYSVVGQHVGSIAIVGPTRMEYKRVIGLLDFISKDLTKALTKRYQ
- the hemW gene encoding radical SAM family heme chaperone HemW, producing the protein MVQSVYFHIPFCEQICYYCDFNKFFLKNQPVDEYLDDMAKEMENTVKRFSYSRMKTAFVGGGTPSVLNEKQFDRFFGAIHSNFKFEPGYEFTFEANPGSLDYDKLKALKEYGVNRLSIGVQAFQDELLKRIGRNHQENDIYENIELARQAGFNNISIDLMSGLPGQTLRMFKESLEKAKKLPIDHVSSYSLQIEPKTIFYNQMNAGTLHLPPEEEETAMFEELIKQMRDNGFIHYEISNFAKPGKESKHNLTYWDNNEYYGIGAGAHSYIDGVRRENAGPLKKYMLLVKKEGFPYFRENRLTLEQKMEEEMFMGLRKRTGVSKDIFYHKFGRTIDDVYGRAIDQLLKKGLITIDNESVCLTEQGVFLGNEAFEAFLIDG